A single Brevundimonas sp. M20 DNA region contains:
- a CDS encoding TM2 domain-containing protein, with translation MRGKILNFDEYTGSGLISGDDGGRYTFTRGGLMGEPGASLAGSDVDFEVADGVATNIYVTSTQRVASSSDKNKIVAALLAFFLGTLGVHKFYLGKTTAGIIMLVCGTVGWLLILPGLINAVIAFVEFIIYLIKSDEDFHRDYVVGNKSWF, from the coding sequence ATGCGCGGCAAGATTCTGAACTTTGACGAATACACCGGCTCGGGCCTGATCAGCGGCGACGACGGCGGTCGTTACACCTTCACGCGCGGCGGCCTGATGGGCGAGCCGGGCGCGTCGCTGGCCGGTTCGGACGTGGACTTCGAGGTCGCTGACGGCGTGGCCACCAACATCTATGTGACCTCGACCCAACGCGTCGCGTCGAGCAGCGACAAAAACAAGATCGTCGCCGCCCTGCTGGCCTTCTTCCTGGGCACGCTGGGTGTTCACAAATTCTATCTCGGCAAGACCACCGCCGGCATCATCATGCTGGTGTGCGGCACGGTCGGCTGGCTGCTTATCCTGCCGGGCCTGATCAATGCCGTCATCGCCTTCGTCGAATTCATCATCTACCTGATCAAGTCGGACGAGGACTTCCACCGCGACTACGTCGTCGGCAACAAGTCCTGGTTCTGA
- the nuoG gene encoding NADH-quinone oxidoreductase subunit NuoG, producing the protein MPIAKVNGVETEFEPGMTVLQVAERAGHEIPRFCYHERLSIAGNCRMCLVEVKPGPPKPQASCALPAAEGQEIFTDTPMVRKAREGVMEFLLINHPLDCPICDQGGECDLQDQAVGYGRDGSRYAENKRAVEEKNMGPTVKTFMTRCIQCTRCVRFITEVAGVPDIGMISRGEDAEITTYLEKNIDSELSGNVNDLCPVGALTHRPWQYHYRPWELKKTETIDVMDALGSNIRADFKGSEVMRVLPRVNEGINEEWLSDVSRYAVDGLQRQRLDRPYVRENGRLRAASWDEALGVVAAKLNAASADRIGVVAGDLQDAESMKAALDLFRALGSANTDCRQDGAALGYGPREGWLFNSGLQGIENADAILIVGANPRTEAPLLNARLRKAWLAGKTEIGLIGEQAALTFDYNWLGAGSKTLAKLPKAAVDFLTKAERPAIIVGSGALTGETGPAVLNALGALARKVGVVTEGWNGFNVLHTAASRVAGLDMGFVPGEGGKSVFDMIKPGALDVLFLLGADEIELGGSDAFRVYLGSHGDRGAHGADVILPGSAYTEKSGLYVNTEGRVQMAERVVFPKRQAKEDWAILRALSALVGQTLPYDTLDALRSKLMADHPTFGRIDYLPTPASFDVASLGRKGDLGDVAFASLVRDPYLNNPITRASVTMAELSAQRIAPVAMAAE; encoded by the coding sequence ATGCCCATCGCGAAAGTCAACGGCGTAGAGACCGAGTTCGAGCCCGGTATGACCGTGCTCCAGGTCGCCGAGCGCGCCGGGCATGAGATCCCGCGCTTCTGCTATCACGAGCGCCTGTCCATCGCCGGCAACTGCCGGATGTGCCTTGTCGAGGTGAAGCCGGGACCGCCGAAGCCGCAAGCTTCGTGCGCGCTCCCGGCCGCCGAGGGCCAGGAAATCTTCACCGACACGCCGATGGTGAGGAAGGCCCGCGAAGGGGTGATGGAGTTCCTGCTCATCAACCACCCGCTGGACTGCCCGATCTGCGATCAGGGCGGCGAGTGCGACCTGCAGGACCAGGCTGTCGGCTATGGCCGTGACGGCTCGCGCTATGCCGAGAACAAGCGCGCGGTCGAAGAAAAGAACATGGGGCCGACGGTGAAGACCTTCATGACGCGGTGCATCCAGTGCACCCGTTGTGTCCGCTTCATCACCGAGGTGGCGGGTGTTCCCGACATCGGCATGATCTCGCGCGGCGAGGACGCCGAGATCACCACCTATCTGGAAAAGAACATCGACAGCGAGCTGTCGGGCAACGTCAACGACCTGTGCCCGGTGGGCGCCCTGACGCACCGCCCGTGGCAGTACCACTACCGTCCGTGGGAGCTGAAGAAGACCGAGACCATCGACGTCATGGACGCGCTGGGTTCGAACATCCGCGCCGACTTCAAGGGCTCGGAAGTGATGCGCGTGCTGCCGCGCGTGAACGAAGGCATCAATGAGGAGTGGCTGTCGGACGTCAGCCGCTATGCCGTCGACGGTCTGCAACGCCAGCGTCTGGACCGCCCGTATGTCCGTGAGAACGGCCGTCTGCGCGCCGCCTCGTGGGACGAGGCCCTGGGCGTCGTGGCCGCCAAGCTGAACGCGGCGTCGGCGGACCGCATCGGCGTGGTCGCCGGCGACCTGCAGGATGCGGAATCGATGAAGGCGGCGCTGGACCTGTTCCGCGCGCTGGGTTCGGCCAACACCGACTGCCGTCAGGACGGCGCCGCGCTGGGCTACGGTCCGCGTGAAGGCTGGCTGTTCAACAGCGGCCTGCAAGGTATTGAAAACGCTGACGCGATCCTGATCGTCGGCGCCAATCCGCGCACCGAGGCTCCGCTGCTGAACGCCCGCCTGCGCAAGGCTTGGCTGGCCGGCAAGACCGAGATCGGTCTGATCGGCGAACAGGCGGCCCTGACGTTCGACTACAACTGGCTGGGCGCCGGATCGAAGACGCTGGCCAAGCTGCCGAAGGCGGCCGTCGACTTCCTGACCAAGGCCGAGCGTCCGGCGATCATCGTCGGTTCGGGCGCCCTGACCGGCGAGACCGGCCCGGCCGTGCTGAACGCCCTGGGCGCGCTGGCCAGGAAGGTCGGCGTGGTCACCGAAGGCTGGAACGGCTTCAACGTCCTGCACACGGCCGCGTCGCGCGTGGCCGGTCTGGACATGGGCTTCGTCCCGGGCGAGGGCGGCAAGTCCGTCTTCGACATGATCAAGCCGGGCGCGCTGGACGTGCTGTTCCTGCTGGGCGCCGATGAGATCGAACTGGGCGGCTCTGACGCCTTCCGCGTCTATCTGGGTTCGCACGGCGACCGCGGCGCGCACGGCGCGGACGTGATCCTGCCGGGCTCGGCCTATACCGAGAAGTCGGGCCTGTATGTGAACACCGAGGGCCGGGTGCAGATGGCGGAACGCGTCGTCTTCCCGAAGCGACAGGCCAAGGAGGACTGGGCCATCCTGCGCGCCCTGTCGGCCCTGGTCGGGCAGACGCTGCCTTACGATACCCTGGACGCCCTGCGTTCGAAGCTGATGGCGGATCACCCGACCTTCGGCCGCATCGACTACCTGCCGACCCCCGCGTCGTTCGACGTGGCGTCGCTGGGCAGGAAGGGCGATCTGGGCGACGTCGCCTTCGCCTCGCTGGTGCGCGACCCCTATCTGAACAATCCGATCACGCGCGCCAGCGTGACCATGGCCGAGCTGTCCGCCCAGCGGATCGCCCCGGTCGCGATGGCGGCGGAGTAA